From a single Nocardioides panacis genomic region:
- a CDS encoding twin-arginine translocation signal domain-containing protein, with amino-acid sequence MSDTSRRRFIGVAGAGAAAAGATVLVPSAASAAQTRLHGKAATSPIVAFVADGSSDEVTLMVDEREVVVHDRDLVNRLRNAAGS; translated from the coding sequence ATGAGCGACACATCCCGACGCCGCTTCATCGGCGTCGCGGGGGCAGGTGCGGCAGCCGCAGGGGCCACCGTCCTGGTGCCCTCCGCAGCCTCCGCAGCCCAGACCCGCCTGCACGGCAAGGCCGCCACGTCGCCGATCGTCGCGTTCGTGGCGGACGGTTCCTCCGACGAGGTGACCCTCATGGTCGACGAGCGCGAGGTCGTCGTGCACGACCGGGACCTCGTCAACCGTCTTCGCAACGCAGCAGGGAGCTGA
- the tadA gene encoding tRNA adenosine(34) deaminase TadA gives MREALDEARAALATDDVPIGAVVLDPSGAVIGRGRNRREADADPTAHAEVVALREAAAVRGEWRLTGCTLVVTLEPCTMCAGAVVLSRLDRLVFAAYDEKAGAVGSLWDVVRDRRLNHRPEVLTGVLAEESSALLVEFFAGHRSTP, from the coding sequence ATGCGCGAGGCCCTCGACGAGGCGCGCGCGGCGCTGGCCACCGACGACGTGCCCATCGGGGCCGTGGTGCTCGACCCGTCCGGCGCGGTCATCGGCCGGGGCCGGAACCGCCGCGAGGCGGACGCCGACCCGACCGCGCACGCCGAGGTCGTCGCCCTCCGCGAGGCGGCCGCCGTCCGCGGCGAGTGGCGGCTGACCGGCTGCACCCTGGTCGTCACCCTCGAGCCGTGCACGATGTGCGCCGGCGCGGTCGTGCTCTCCCGGCTGGACCGGCTGGTGTTCGCGGCGTACGACGAGAAGGCCGGCGCCGTGGGGTCGCTGTGGGACGTCGTCCGCGACCGGCGGCTGAACCACCGCCCGGAGGTGCTCACCGGCGTGCTCGCCGAGGAGTCCTCGGCCCTGCTCGTGGAGTTCTTCGCCGGGCACCGCAGCACTCCCTGA
- a CDS encoding YrdB family protein, protein MDERPSGPRSALLLLRFLAELAMLGALAWGGWNLSGSDPVSLVAAVALPVAGALVWGRWVAPRAAHRLPDPARAGVELVLFMAAFVLLTRSEPQPDTLGWALAMLLLYLLSMPARRLRV, encoded by the coding sequence GTGGACGAACGCCCCTCCGGCCCGAGGTCGGCCCTGCTGCTGCTCCGCTTCCTCGCCGAGCTGGCGATGCTCGGCGCCCTGGCCTGGGGCGGCTGGAACCTCTCCGGCAGCGACCCGGTGTCGCTGGTCGCGGCGGTGGCCCTGCCGGTCGCCGGCGCCCTGGTCTGGGGCCGCTGGGTCGCGCCCCGGGCGGCGCACCGGCTGCCCGACCCCGCCCGGGCCGGCGTCGAGCTGGTGCTGTTCATGGCCGCGTTCGTGCTGCTCACCCGCTCCGAGCCGCAGCCGGACACGCTCGGCTGGGCGCTGGCGATGCTGCTGCTCTACCTGCTCAGCATGCCCGCACGCCGGCTGCGGGTCTGA
- a CDS encoding tRNA adenosine deaminase-associated protein: MSQETDANVEGVDFALVAYREEGVWRLEELEPEKAADLDELAVELRRYPGDGGALGLVSVDEDFFLLLRVTGAETRLLLSDVTAATDWPIAASVVEHLDLPLPDDEEDQEPAGDLGIVSDLGLHAMDMGALIDDYELYPDEMLGDIAGKLGFGRLYDEVVGANAS, from the coding sequence ATGTCGCAGGAGACGGACGCGAACGTCGAGGGCGTCGACTTCGCTCTGGTCGCCTACCGCGAGGAGGGGGTCTGGCGGCTCGAGGAGCTCGAGCCCGAGAAGGCCGCGGACCTCGACGAGCTGGCGGTGGAGCTGCGCCGCTACCCCGGCGACGGCGGGGCGCTCGGCCTGGTCTCGGTCGACGAGGACTTCTTCCTGCTGCTGCGGGTGACCGGCGCCGAGACCCGGCTGCTGCTCTCCGACGTCACCGCCGCCACCGACTGGCCCATCGCCGCCTCCGTGGTGGAGCACCTCGACCTCCCGCTGCCCGACGACGAGGAGGACCAGGAGCCGGCCGGCGACCTCGGCATCGTCTCCGACCTGGGGCTGCACGCCATGGACATGGGTGCGCTGATCGACGACTACGAGCTCTACCCGGACGAGATGCTCGGCGACATCGCCGGCAAGCTGGGCTTCGGTCGTCTCTACGACGAGGTCGTCGGCGCCAACGCCTCGTGA
- a CDS encoding pyridoxal phosphate-dependent aminotransferase, with translation MPSLLAMQSVASRANVPPFHVMDLLAAAAERGRTHGDLLNLVAGQPSTPAPVPVRDAARRALDEQVLGYTVALGIPELREAIAGHHARMHGLSVDPADVVVTTGSSGGFLLAFLAAFEAGDRVAIARPGYACYRNVLTALGCEVVELPAGPGSRFQPTVAMLEALDEPVQGLVVASPANPTGTMLAPAELAALATWCEAHGVQLISDEIYHGIEYATPMQHASAWETSREAVVFNSFSKYFSMTGWRIGWMLVPERLRRAVDVLTGNFTICPPVLSQHAAVAAFTDASYAECDGHVARYADNRRLLLDGLPRLGIDRLAPADGAFYVYADVGHLTDDSMAFCHRLLRETGIATAPGVDFDTEVGNRFVRLSFAGATDDVAEALVRLEDWLPPA, from the coding sequence ATGCCTTCCCTTCTCGCGATGCAGTCGGTGGCCAGCCGGGCGAACGTCCCGCCCTTCCACGTGATGGACCTGCTCGCGGCCGCCGCCGAGCGGGGCCGCACGCACGGGGACCTGCTCAACCTGGTCGCGGGCCAGCCGTCGACGCCCGCACCCGTCCCGGTGCGCGACGCCGCGCGGCGGGCGCTCGACGAGCAGGTGCTCGGCTACACGGTGGCCCTCGGCATCCCGGAGCTGCGCGAGGCGATCGCCGGGCACCACGCCCGGATGCACGGCCTGTCCGTCGACCCCGCGGACGTCGTGGTCACGACGGGCTCCTCCGGCGGCTTCCTGCTCGCGTTCCTCGCGGCCTTCGAGGCCGGCGACCGGGTGGCGATCGCGCGCCCCGGCTACGCCTGCTACCGCAACGTGCTCACCGCGCTGGGCTGCGAGGTCGTCGAGCTGCCGGCCGGTCCCGGCTCCCGCTTCCAGCCCACGGTGGCGATGCTGGAAGCCCTCGACGAGCCGGTGCAGGGACTGGTCGTGGCCAGCCCCGCCAACCCGACCGGAACGATGCTGGCGCCGGCCGAGCTGGCCGCGCTGGCCACCTGGTGCGAGGCGCACGGCGTGCAGCTGATCAGCGACGAGATCTACCACGGCATCGAGTACGCCACCCCGATGCAGCACGCCTCGGCCTGGGAGACCTCCCGCGAGGCCGTGGTGTTCAACTCGTTCTCGAAGTACTTCTCGATGACCGGCTGGCGGATCGGCTGGATGCTCGTGCCGGAGCGGCTGCGGCGGGCGGTCGACGTGCTGACCGGCAACTTCACGATCTGCCCGCCGGTGCTGTCCCAGCACGCCGCCGTCGCGGCGTTCACCGACGCGTCGTACGCCGAGTGCGACGGGCACGTCGCGCGGTACGCCGACAACCGCCGGCTGCTGCTCGACGGCCTGCCCCGGCTCGGGATCGACCGGCTGGCACCGGCCGACGGGGCGTTCTACGTGTACGCCGACGTGGGGCACCTGACCGACGACTCGATGGCGTTCTGCCACCGGCTGCTCCGCGAGACCGGCATCGCCACGGCGCCCGGCGTGGACTTCGACACCGAGGTGGGCAACCGGTTCGTGCGGCTGTCGTTCGCGGGCGCGACCGACGACGTGGCCGAGGCCCTGGTCCGGCTGGAGGACTGGCTCCCGCCGGCCTAG
- a CDS encoding PucR family transcriptional regulator yields the protein MLDLLEDFPVDRVVDEAVAQVRAEVPAFRTLDSERMRADIAGAMSLAVASVRDGVDRDGLEGDALRAIGAVRAEEGVDVDAMLAGFRIVARVTIDTMLEIARQRGVDSMASLELTRAVWVHCDDAAAALAAGHRAWTESPDRRAVTSTQAALRRLVRGDLTDELTAEACAELGLDVAGSYCVVLAGSGDHPLNPALAGRLLASYDDTTVERVVGVATSLTGESWGCPVGYGDRVPVRDLRASFHGALLAWEMAEAFGLDEPQHADDVRLLRAVHLLPEIGDAFVEQCFGHLDEARQEALRATLHAWFAAQGSTDAAAEVLFVHRNTLRYRLRSFTESTGLSLDRPEDSFAVWWAMRRLDEQRRHPEV from the coding sequence GTGCTCGACCTGCTCGAGGACTTCCCCGTCGACCGGGTCGTCGACGAGGCGGTCGCGCAGGTGCGGGCGGAGGTGCCGGCGTTCCGCACGCTGGACTCCGAGCGGATGCGGGCAGACATCGCCGGGGCGATGTCGCTGGCGGTCGCGTCGGTGCGCGACGGCGTCGACCGGGACGGCCTGGAGGGTGACGCGCTCCGGGCGATCGGCGCGGTGCGCGCCGAGGAGGGCGTCGACGTCGACGCGATGCTCGCCGGCTTCCGGATCGTCGCCCGGGTCACGATCGACACGATGCTGGAGATCGCCCGCCAGCGCGGCGTGGACTCGATGGCGTCCCTGGAGCTGACCCGGGCGGTCTGGGTGCACTGCGACGACGCGGCCGCCGCGCTGGCCGCCGGTCACCGGGCCTGGACCGAGTCGCCGGACCGGCGTGCCGTGACCTCCACGCAGGCCGCCCTGCGCCGGCTGGTCCGCGGGGACCTCACCGACGAGCTGACGGCCGAGGCGTGCGCCGAGCTCGGGCTGGACGTCGCCGGCAGCTACTGCGTGGTGCTCGCCGGCAGCGGGGACCACCCGCTCAACCCGGCGCTCGCGGGACGGCTGCTGGCGTCGTACGACGACACGACGGTCGAGCGGGTCGTCGGCGTGGCCACGTCCCTGACCGGCGAGTCCTGGGGCTGCCCGGTGGGGTACGGCGACCGGGTGCCGGTCCGCGACCTGCGCGCCTCGTTCCACGGGGCGCTGCTGGCCTGGGAGATGGCCGAGGCCTTCGGGCTCGACGAGCCGCAGCACGCCGACGACGTACGCCTGCTGCGCGCCGTGCACCTGCTCCCCGAGATCGGGGACGCGTTCGTCGAGCAGTGCTTCGGCCACCTCGACGAGGCCCGCCAGGAGGCCCTGCGCGCGACGCTGCACGCCTGGTTCGCCGCCCAGGGCAGCACCGACGCGGCCGCCGAGGTCCTGTTCGTGCACCGCAACACGCTGCGCTACCGGCTGCGCTCGTTCACCGAGTCGACCGGGCTCAGCCTGGACCGGCCCGAGGACTCGTTCGCGGTCTGGTGGGCGATGCGCCGCCTCGACGAGCAGCGTCGTCACCCGGAGGTCTAG
- a CDS encoding CGNR zinc finger domain-containing protein has protein sequence MVFAHDTEEALRSAVWLANSGLPPDTLTTVAQLDAWFGAYSYTGRRDGTPEELEAVRALRPLLLEVLTSDLERTVELVNTMLVEAHAVPRLVRHDQFDWHVHATPAQADLVTRVKAETGMAMIDVVRAGELSRLGVCADDECEGVVVDLSRNRSRRFCSTLCANRNAVAAYRARQAAPR, from the coding sequence ATGGTTTTTGCACATGACACGGAGGAGGCGCTCCGGTCCGCCGTGTGGCTGGCCAACAGCGGGCTGCCCCCGGACACGCTGACCACGGTCGCGCAGCTCGACGCGTGGTTCGGTGCCTACTCCTACACCGGCCGCCGCGACGGCACGCCGGAGGAGCTCGAGGCGGTCCGCGCGCTCCGGCCGCTGCTCCTCGAGGTCCTCACCAGCGACCTCGAGCGGACCGTGGAGCTGGTCAACACGATGCTCGTCGAGGCGCACGCGGTCCCCCGGCTGGTCCGGCACGACCAGTTCGACTGGCACGTGCACGCGACGCCCGCGCAGGCCGACCTGGTCACCCGGGTCAAGGCCGAGACCGGGATGGCGATGATCGACGTCGTCCGCGCCGGCGAGCTGTCCCGCCTCGGGGTGTGCGCGGACGACGAGTGCGAGGGGGTGGTCGTCGACCTGTCCCGCAACCGGTCGCGGCGCTTCTGCAGCACGCTCTGCGCGAACCGCAACGCGGTGGCCGCCTACCGCGCCCGGCAGGCCGCACCGCGGTGA
- a CDS encoding NAD(P) transhydrogenase subunit alpha: MSEPIVWLTIFILSVFVGVEVIAKVSSTLHTPLMSGANAIHGIILLGAILVTGYAGTTLELVIGLVAVVLATVNMVGGFVVTDRMLQMFTRKRPAK, translated from the coding sequence ATGAGCGAGCCCATCGTCTGGCTGACGATCTTCATCCTCAGCGTGTTCGTCGGCGTCGAGGTGATCGCCAAGGTCTCCTCGACGCTGCACACCCCGCTGATGTCCGGCGCCAACGCCATCCACGGGATCATCCTGCTCGGCGCGATCCTGGTCACCGGCTACGCCGGGACCACCCTCGAGCTCGTGATCGGCCTGGTCGCGGTGGTGCTGGCCACCGTCAACATGGTGGGCGGCTTCGTGGTCACCGACCGGATGCTGCAGATGTTCACCCGGAAGAGGCCCGCCAAGTGA
- a CDS encoding type II toxin-antitoxin system VapB family antitoxin has product MIFKRVGDGRPYPDHALAPRDWAALPPRQVRLDELITTKDTLQLAALLDEDSTFFGDLFAHVVEWHGELYLEDGLHRALRAALQQRHVLHARVLVVEA; this is encoded by the coding sequence GTGATCTTCAAGCGCGTCGGTGACGGCAGGCCGTACCCCGACCACGCCCTCGCCCCGCGGGACTGGGCCGCCCTGCCCCCGCGCCAGGTGCGCCTCGACGAGCTGATCACCACCAAGGACACCCTGCAGCTCGCCGCCCTGCTCGACGAGGACTCGACGTTCTTCGGCGACCTGTTCGCGCACGTCGTGGAGTGGCACGGCGAGCTCTACCTCGAGGACGGCCTGCACCGCGCGCTGCGGGCGGCCCTGCAGCAGCGCCACGTGCTGCACGCCCGCGTGCTCGTCGTGGAGGCCTGA
- a CDS encoding LytR C-terminal domain-containing protein, which produces MAHRHLTTGITLLVLVGILVVGVVLGSKSLFAPLPDSGQAAGSPSPTCATQVVKKGQRIRSTQVQVSVFNGGTRSGLADETLQSLAKRGFTAGDTGNAPSGTKVRRVRVFTTTRNDLSATLVARQFGRSTKVVVTDTDLGPGVDVVVGNKFAKLAKARHVLTVRKSSSVCVPVPSASPAG; this is translated from the coding sequence GTGGCCCACCGTCACCTCACGACCGGCATCACCCTGCTCGTGCTCGTCGGCATCCTGGTGGTGGGGGTGGTGCTGGGCTCCAAGTCCCTGTTCGCGCCGCTCCCGGACAGCGGCCAGGCGGCCGGGAGCCCCTCCCCGACCTGCGCCACGCAGGTCGTGAAGAAGGGCCAGCGGATCCGCTCCACGCAGGTCCAGGTCAGCGTCTTCAACGGCGGCACCCGCTCCGGTCTCGCCGACGAGACGCTGCAGTCCCTGGCCAAGCGCGGGTTCACGGCCGGCGACACCGGCAACGCCCCCTCCGGCACCAAGGTGCGGCGGGTGCGGGTCTTCACCACGACCAGGAACGACCTGTCCGCGACGCTCGTCGCCCGGCAGTTCGGCCGCAGCACCAAGGTGGTCGTCACCGACACCGACCTCGGCCCCGGCGTCGACGTGGTCGTCGGCAACAAGTTCGCCAAGCTCGCCAAGGCCCGGCACGTGCTCACCGTGCGGAAGAGCTCCTCGGTGTGCGTCCCGGTCCCCAGCGCCTCGCCCGCCGGCTAG
- the upp gene encoding uracil phosphoribosyltransferase, protein MRTHVADHPLIAHKLTTLRDERTDSPTFRQLADELVTLLAYEATRDVRVETVTVRTPVADAEGIKLATPKPLVVPILRAGLGMLDGMMRLLPTAEVGFLGMVRNEQTLEASTYAERLPEDLSGRQCYVLDPMLATGGTLAAAIRFLVERGADHITAICLLTAPEGCARLEKELEGLDIPVTVVTAGMDERLNEKGYIVPGLGDAGDRLYGVVG, encoded by the coding sequence ATGCGTACCCACGTCGCCGACCACCCGCTGATCGCGCACAAGCTGACCACCCTGCGGGACGAGCGCACCGACTCCCCGACCTTCCGCCAGCTCGCCGACGAGCTCGTCACGCTGCTGGCCTACGAGGCCACCCGCGACGTACGCGTGGAGACGGTGACCGTGCGCACGCCGGTGGCGGACGCCGAGGGCATCAAGCTGGCCACCCCCAAGCCGCTCGTGGTGCCGATCCTGCGGGCCGGGCTCGGGATGCTCGACGGCATGATGCGGCTGCTGCCGACGGCCGAGGTCGGCTTCCTGGGCATGGTGCGCAACGAGCAGACCCTCGAGGCGTCGACGTACGCCGAGCGGCTGCCCGAGGACCTGTCCGGGCGGCAGTGCTACGTGCTCGACCCGATGCTGGCGACCGGCGGCACGCTGGCCGCGGCGATCCGGTTCCTGGTGGAGCGCGGCGCCGACCACATCACCGCGATCTGCCTGCTCACCGCCCCGGAGGGCTGCGCGCGCCTGGAGAAGGAGCTCGAGGGCCTCGACATCCCGGTCACGGTCGTGACCGCGGGCATGGACGAGCGGCTCAACGAGAAGGGCTACATCGTGCCGGGGCTCGGCGACGCCGGGGACCGGCTGTACGGCGTGGTGGGCTGA
- a CDS encoding helicase HerA-like domain-containing protein yields the protein MTAPSAEPDPILAAVTAGYAFEGPALELGGLLLDADRLSDARVRIPLAMLNRHGLVAGATGTGKTKTLQLLAEQLSAHGVPVFAADIKGDLSGLSTPGEENPKVSARAASVGQQWAATGFPVEFLALGGEGTGIPLRATMTSFGPTLLAKVLGLNDTQESSLGLVFHYADAAGLPLLDLADLRAVVSFLTSEEGKGDLKDLGGLSSSTAGVILRELIGFADQGADAFFGEPEFDTRDLLRTDASGLGLISLVELPHLQDRPALFSTFLMWLLADLFHDLPELGDPDKPSLVFFFDEAHLLFADASKDFLRAITQTVRLIRSKGVGVFFVTQSPTDVPDEILAQLGSRVQHQLRAATPNDAKALKATVNTYPTSSYADLGTVILSLGIGEAVVTVMNERGAPTPVAWTRLRAPESRMGPADPAAMTASVAASALTPKYAEAVDRDSARERLAARLEAGAAAAEKEKTASAGKPAPRTGEDHLDYPTGTTRAPSRKKQDAGTVQDILRSPMARDLVRTAAREIVRGVFGVGRRR from the coding sequence GTGACCGCCCCGTCAGCAGAGCCGGACCCGATCCTCGCCGCCGTCACCGCGGGGTACGCCTTCGAAGGGCCGGCCCTGGAGCTCGGCGGTCTGCTGCTCGACGCGGACCGGCTCTCCGACGCGCGGGTCCGGATCCCGCTCGCGATGCTGAACCGGCACGGCCTGGTGGCCGGCGCGACCGGCACCGGCAAGACCAAGACCCTGCAGCTGCTCGCCGAGCAGCTCTCCGCGCACGGGGTCCCGGTGTTCGCCGCCGACATCAAGGGCGACCTGTCGGGGCTGTCGACCCCGGGCGAGGAGAACCCGAAGGTCTCCGCGCGGGCCGCCTCGGTCGGCCAGCAGTGGGCCGCGACCGGCTTCCCCGTGGAGTTCCTCGCGCTCGGCGGCGAGGGCACCGGCATCCCGCTGCGGGCCACCATGACGTCCTTCGGCCCGACCCTGCTGGCCAAGGTGCTCGGTCTCAACGACACACAGGAGTCCTCGCTCGGCCTGGTGTTCCACTACGCCGACGCGGCGGGGCTGCCGCTGCTCGACCTCGCCGACCTCCGCGCGGTCGTCTCCTTCCTCACCTCCGAGGAGGGCAAGGGCGACCTGAAGGACCTCGGCGGGCTGTCGTCCTCGACCGCGGGGGTGATCCTGCGCGAGCTGATCGGCTTCGCGGACCAGGGCGCCGACGCGTTCTTCGGCGAGCCGGAGTTCGACACCCGCGACCTGCTGCGCACCGACGCCTCCGGCCTCGGCCTGATCTCGCTCGTCGAGCTGCCGCACCTGCAGGACCGTCCGGCGCTGTTCTCCACGTTCCTGATGTGGCTGCTCGCCGACCTGTTCCACGACCTCCCCGAGCTCGGGGACCCCGACAAGCCGAGCCTGGTGTTCTTCTTCGACGAGGCGCACCTGCTGTTCGCCGACGCCTCCAAGGACTTCCTCCGGGCGATCACCCAGACCGTGCGGCTGATCCGCTCCAAGGGCGTGGGCGTCTTCTTCGTGACCCAGAGCCCGACCGACGTACCCGACGAGATCCTGGCTCAGCTCGGGTCACGGGTGCAGCACCAGCTGCGGGCGGCCACCCCGAACGACGCGAAGGCCCTGAAGGCGACCGTGAACACCTACCCGACCTCGTCCTACGCCGACCTCGGCACGGTGATCCTCTCGCTCGGGATCGGCGAGGCGGTGGTGACGGTGATGAACGAGCGCGGTGCGCCCACCCCGGTCGCCTGGACCCGGCTGCGCGCCCCCGAGTCGCGGATGGGGCCGGCCGACCCGGCGGCGATGACCGCGAGCGTGGCGGCCTCCGCGCTGACCCCGAAGTACGCCGAGGCGGTCGACCGGGACTCGGCCCGGGAGCGGCTCGCGGCACGGCTGGAGGCGGGCGCCGCGGCTGCCGAGAAGGAGAAGACGGCGAGCGCCGGGAAGCCGGCGCCGAGGACGGGTGAGGACCACCTGGACTACCCGACCGGCACGACCCGGGCGCCCTCGCGGAAGAAGCAGGACGCCGGGACCGTGCAGGACATCCTGAGGTCGCCGATGGCCCGGGACCTGGTGCGCACCGCCGCCCGCGAGATCGTGCGGGGCGTCTTCGGGGTCGGCCGTCGCCGGTGA
- a CDS encoding NAD(P)(+) transhydrogenase (Re/Si-specific) subunit beta — protein sequence MPGHMNVLLAEAQVPYEQLKEMDDINSEFKQADVVLVVGANDVVNPAAKTSPGAPIYGMPILNADEAQQIVFLKRSMRPGFAGIENELLFDPKTTLLFGDAKDTLGKLLSAVKAL from the coding sequence ATGCCCGGCCACATGAACGTGCTGCTCGCCGAGGCGCAGGTGCCCTACGAGCAGCTCAAGGAGATGGACGACATCAACTCCGAGTTCAAGCAGGCCGACGTCGTCCTGGTGGTGGGCGCCAACGACGTGGTGAACCCGGCGGCGAAGACCTCGCCCGGTGCCCCGATCTACGGCATGCCGATCCTGAACGCCGACGAGGCCCAGCAGATCGTCTTCCTCAAGCGCTCGATGCGCCCCGGGTTCGCGGGCATCGAGAACGAGCTGCTCTTCGACCCGAAGACCACGCTGCTGTTCGGCGACGCCAAGGACACCCTCGGCAAGCTGCTCAGCGCGGTCAAGGCCCTGTGA
- a CDS encoding DUF4331 domain-containing protein, protein MSSHREAPEISKDPVADNTDVYAFVSPKKPTHVTLIANFIPLQKPDGGPNFYEFGDDVLYEIKIANKGKATADVVYQFRFHTEIRNKKTFLYNTGRINSLGDSQWNRPQFYSVTRIKNGRKTVLGRDLRCPPVNVGPRSTPNYEESLGSPARHRLGMRTVFAGQRAEGFHVDLGAIFDLGTLRPFAQAHLVPSAEAMDGVDSTKTYNVHTIAIEVPISEVSRYGNKPTDAMAPGAVIGVWATASRRKSRILNAKTGKTEGHGPWQQVSRLGSPLFNEVIVPMAEKDKWNVDSPSGDKAYAKYVNRPELAGLLPVLYPGVFPNLAKYTKPRADLNAILLTGIPSGVVPGFQNYTGPVESDMLRLNVAVPPTPMDRANPLGLVAGDPAGYPNGRRVVDDTTTIQLRAIAGLTIPLVDKSFTPDGATSKVTDGTTNENPAYKDHFPFLGAPNGGYETKPGSSMTTSSP, encoded by the coding sequence ATGTCCTCACACCGCGAAGCACCGGAGATCTCCAAGGACCCGGTTGCCGACAACACCGACGTCTACGCCTTCGTCAGCCCGAAGAAGCCGACGCACGTCACGCTGATCGCGAACTTCATCCCGCTGCAGAAGCCGGACGGCGGCCCGAACTTCTACGAGTTCGGCGACGACGTGCTCTACGAGATCAAGATCGCGAACAAGGGCAAGGCCACCGCGGACGTGGTCTACCAGTTCCGCTTCCACACCGAGATCCGGAACAAGAAGACGTTCCTCTACAACACCGGGCGGATCAACTCGCTCGGCGACTCCCAGTGGAACCGTCCCCAGTTCTACTCCGTGACCCGGATCAAGAACGGCCGCAAGACCGTCCTCGGCCGCGACCTGCGCTGCCCGCCGGTCAACGTGGGGCCGCGCAGCACGCCGAACTACGAGGAGAGCCTCGGCAGCCCCGCCCGGCACCGTCTCGGCATGCGCACCGTGTTCGCCGGCCAGCGCGCCGAGGGCTTCCACGTCGACCTGGGCGCCATCTTCGACCTGGGCACCCTGCGCCCGTTCGCCCAGGCGCACCTGGTGCCCTCGGCCGAGGCGATGGACGGGGTGGACTCCACCAAGACCTACAACGTGCACACCATCGCGATCGAGGTGCCGATCAGCGAGGTCAGCCGCTACGGCAACAAGCCCACCGACGCGATGGCGCCGGGCGCGGTGATCGGCGTCTGGGCGACCGCGAGCCGCCGCAAGTCGCGCATCCTGAACGCCAAGACCGGCAAGACCGAGGGCCACGGCCCCTGGCAGCAGGTCTCCCGCCTGGGCAGCCCGCTGTTCAACGAGGTCATCGTGCCGATGGCCGAGAAGGACAAGTGGAACGTGGACTCCCCGTCCGGCGACAAGGCCTACGCGAAGTACGTCAACCGCCCCGAGCTGGCCGGGCTGCTGCCGGTGCTCTACCCGGGGGTGTTCCCGAACCTCGCGAAGTACACCAAGCCGCGGGCGGACCTGAACGCGATCCTGCTGACCGGCATCCCGAGCGGCGTGGTGCCCGGGTTCCAGAACTACACCGGACCGGTCGAGTCGGACATGCTCCGGCTGAACGTCGCCGTCCCGCCGACACCGATGGACCGGGCCAACCCGCTGGGCCTGGTGGCCGGGGATCCCGCCGGCTACCCCAACGGGCGCCGGGTCGTCGACGACACGACGACCATCCAGCTGCGGGCCATCGCCGGTCTCACGATCCCGCTGGTCGACAAGTCGTTCACCCCGGACGGCGCGACCAGCAAGGTCACGGACGGTACGACGAACGAGAACCCGGCCTACAAGGACCACTTCCCGTTCCTGGGCGCTCCGAACGGTGGGTACGAGACCAAGCCGGGCTCGTCCATGACCACCTCGTCACCGTGA
- a CDS encoding COG4705 family protein → MSPRVFRAPKVPEVFLLFWVVKLLTTGIGEAGADFLGTVSIPLAAVVGIGGFLLALRLQLRATTYHPVRYWVTVLSVALFGTMVADGPHVLLGTPYAVDSALYVVLLVGVLLWWRLSEGTLSVHSITTARRERFYWATVLLTFGLGTALGDTTAIDMGLGFAWSIVLFGVLILVPLALWRGGLDATIAFWASYVLTRPLGASVADWLGKPPSNGGLGWGDGPVFGLGLALFAALVGYLTITHGDVEGTHRSHHEEPAGPVLPEPEPDYATD, encoded by the coding sequence ATGAGCCCACGAGTCTTCCGCGCCCCGAAGGTCCCCGAGGTCTTCCTGCTCTTCTGGGTGGTCAAGCTGCTCACCACCGGCATCGGCGAGGCGGGGGCCGACTTCCTGGGGACGGTGAGCATCCCGCTGGCGGCGGTGGTGGGGATCGGCGGCTTCCTGCTCGCCCTGCGGCTGCAGCTGCGGGCCACGACGTACCACCCGGTCCGCTACTGGGTCACGGTGCTGTCGGTCGCCCTCTTCGGCACCATGGTGGCCGACGGCCCGCACGTGCTGCTCGGGACGCCGTACGCCGTGGACTCGGCCCTCTACGTCGTGCTGCTGGTCGGCGTGCTCCTCTGGTGGCGGCTCAGCGAGGGCACCCTGTCGGTGCACTCGATCACCACCGCCCGCCGGGAGCGGTTCTACTGGGCCACCGTGCTGCTCACCTTCGGGCTCGGGACGGCGCTGGGCGACACCACCGCCATCGACATGGGCCTCGGGTTCGCCTGGTCGATCGTGCTCTTCGGGGTGCTGATCCTGGTGCCGCTGGCGCTCTGGCGGGGCGGCCTGGACGCCACGATCGCGTTCTGGGCGTCCTACGTGCTCACCCGGCCGCTCGGCGCCTCCGTGGCCGACTGGCTCGGCAAGCCCCCGTCGAACGGCGGTCTCGGCTGGGGCGACGGTCCCGTCTTCGGCCTGGGGCTCGCGCTGTTCGCCGCCCTGGTCGGCTACCTGACGATCACCCACGGCGACGTCGAGGGCACGCACCGCAGCCACCACGAGGAGCCTGCCGGCCCCGTGCTCCCGGAGCCCGAGCCCGACTACGCGACGGACTGA